The Oncorhynchus nerka isolate Pitt River linkage group LG9a, Oner_Uvic_2.0, whole genome shotgun sequence genome has a segment encoding these proteins:
- the LOC135573267 gene encoding general transcription factor II-I repeat domain-containing protein 2-like → MAKRLGKRKIDSECRVFNLQWTNNFFFVQCKEKAVCLICQETVAVFKEYNLRRHYESRHKDKYDSLQGQIRADKLSKLKSGLLSQQNTFVRQAQLNQASVRASFRVAKLIARSGKPFTDGEFVKKCMDAVAEEVCPEKKDAFNAVSLSASTITRRVEEIGSNVYAQLQQKTKEFDFFSLALDESTDVQDTAQLLIFIRGVSANFEICEELAALQSLKGTTTGEDIFDKVCQTMEKLDLDWSKLASITTDGAPSMVGETRGLIGRMNRELEKRGLTAPLRVHCLIHQQALCCKVLKWDSVMKVVVSCINFIRAKGLKHRQFQEFLSELESTHRDVLYYTEVRWLSRGRVLRRFYELLPEINAFLHLKDKTVPELIWHLAFLTDVTEILNSLNLQLQGEGKLICDMYSHIKAFEVKLALLLEQVKKRNFVHLPATQNLSTENPAVPFPAEKCVEALEMLKAEFGVRFSELHVHAKEIRLFQNPFVADIDEAQPSYQFELAELQNCDVLKDAFKPNSLIDFYAALPNDTYPNIKKHAMKMSTVFGSTYICEKTFSRMKLLKTPMRSRLTDEHLHQCLRLAVTRMEPDIQLLTSQMQAHSSH, encoded by the coding sequence atggcgaaaaggttaggtaagagaaaaattgattcagaatgcagggtatttaacctgcagtggacaaacaattttttttttgttcaatgcaaagaaaaggctgtttgtctcatctgtcaagagacggtggcggtattcaaagaatacaatcttcgccgacactatgaatcccgtcacaaagacaagtacgatagcttgcaaggccaaatacgagcagacaaactctcaaagctaaaaagtggactactatctcagcagaatacatttgtacgccaagctcagctgaaccaggcatccgttcgggccagctttcgggttgctaaactgatagcaagaagcggtaagcctttcactgacggagagtttgttaagaaatgtatggatgctgtcgcggaggaggtgtgtcccgagaagaaagatgcatttaatgccgtaagtctgtcggcgagtacaatcaccagacgcgttgaagaaatcgggagtaatgtatatgcccagctgcagcagaagacgaaagaatttgactttttttcattagcactggatgagagcacggacgtgcaagacacagcgcaactgctcatttttattcgtggagttagcgcaaactttgagatatgcgaggagctggcagccctccaaagtctcaaagggactacaacgggagaggatatttttgacaaagtgtgccaaaccatggagaagttggacctggactggtcaaagctagctagcatcacgactgacggggctcctagcatggtgggcgaaactcgcggtctaataggacgcatgaaccgggagttggaaaaaaggggtctcaccgccccactacgagtccactgcctaattcaccagcaagcactgtgctgcaaagtgttgaagtgggattctgtaatgaaggttgtggtgtcgtgcataaacttcatcagagcaaagggactgaaacacaggcagttccaagaattcctgtctgaactggagtctacgcacagagatgtgctgtactacacagaggtcagatggctgagccggggcagagttttgaggcgtttttacgagctgctacccgaaattaacgcatttcttcatttaaaagacaaaacggtcccagagctgatctggcacctcgcatttttaacagacgtgacagaaatacttaacagccttaacttgcagctacaaggcgaggggaaactcatttgcgacatgtattcacacataaaagcatttgaggtgaaattagcgctgcttttggaacaagtgaaaaagcgcaacttcgtccatcttcctgctacccaaaacctgtcgacagagaacccagcggtcccgttcccagctgaaaagtgcgtggaagcactggaaatgctgaaggcggagttcggtgtgcgattcagtgaactacatgttcatgcaaaagaaatccgtctttttcagaacccctttgttgccgacattgatgaagcccagccttcatatcagtttgagttggctgagttacagaactgtgatgttctgaaagacgcattcaagcccaacagtctcattgacttctatgccgccctcccaaacgacacatatccaaacatcaaaaaacacgcaatgaaaatgtccacagtttttggcagcacgtatatctgcgagaaaaccttttctcgcatgaaactgctgaaaaccccgatgagatcaagattgacagatgaacatttgcatcagtgcttgagactggctgtaactagaatggaacctgatattcaacttctcaccagccagatgcaggcccac